The genomic window TGGGATATTTGGTGCAGTTTGGGGTGGTTTTGTTGGTTATTTGAAGGCAAAACGTGGTATTAATGAGGTTATTTCTTCGATCATGCTGAATTTCGTTGCTCTTTACCTCAGTCATTATTTGATTCGTCTGTTCATGGATCAGCCTGGCACACAACGTTCAGCGTTAATCAAGGATTCTGCCAGTATTACAATCGGCTGGTTATCTCGCATGCTAGGTGGTGCTCGTGTTCACTGGGGCTTTTTCATCATGCTGGCAATGGTTGTTTTCTACCATATCTATATTAATCGAAGCAGACCGGGCTATGAAATTCGGGCAGTTGGATTTAACCCTTTTGCCTCAAAATATGCGGGGATGAAAGTTCCATCTGTGATGATTCGTTCCATGATGATTTCCGGCATGATCGGCGGTTTGATCGGCAGCTTTGAAGTGTTGGGCGTATTTAATTACATTGCAATCAGTTCAACCACTTCTGGCATTGGATTTGATGGGATTGCAGTAGCCTTGTTAGGTGGCGGTTCCGGGCTTGGCATTCTACTGTCTGGAGGCTTGATTGGCCTGCTGACCTATGGTGCACAGGGAATGAGCTTTGGCGCAGGTGTCCCGAGAGAAATTATCAATATGGTGATCGCGTTTATTATCTTCTTTGTTGCAGCTTCGGGGATTGTTAAAGGCTTTTTAGGATTGTTTTTCAAAAAGAAACTGGCAAAGGAGGAAAGCTAAATGGATATCTTAGCAAATTTACTGAATGGCATGCTGGTTTTTTCAACACCGTTGATTTTTGCGGCACTTGGCGGAATGCTCTCTGAACGCGTAGGCGTGACAAATATTGGGATTGAAGGTTTTATGGTTTCCGGTGCTTTTTCTTCAGCGATTACAGCCTACTATGCAGAGCAAAGCGGGCTGGGAAGTTTGACACCTTGGCTTGCATTGCTTGGCGCTTTTATTTTTACGGTTATTTTTTCCAGTCTTCATGCAGTTGCTGTGCTGAAATATCATGCAGATCAAGTGGTCAGTGGTGTAGTTATCAATATGTTAGCGACAAGTTCGACCTTCTTTTTAGTTAAAATGATTTTTGACGGTTCTGCGGAAACACCGATTATTACGCATGTGTTAAAAAAGATTCGAATTCCTATTCTAAGCGATATTCCAATTTTAGGAAAAG from Enterococcus sp. 9E7_DIV0242 includes these protein-coding regions:
- a CDS encoding ABC transporter permease, whose translation is MESKTQKKYDAVLIPLLAVIFGLLLGAIMMLISGYDPLLAYGSLIKKIVGNGYDLGEAFRTVVPLVMSGLAVAVASRAGLFNIGVDGQIVMGSLGALIVGTQVSLPPILHGLVALLAGGIFGAVWGGFVGYLKAKRGINEVISSIMLNFVALYLSHYLIRLFMDQPGTQRSALIKDSASITIGWLSRMLGGARVHWGFFIMLAMVVFYHIYINRSRPGYEIRAVGFNPFASKYAGMKVPSVMIRSMMISGMIGGLIGSFEVLGVFNYIAISSTTSGIGFDGIAVALLGGGSGLGILLSGGLIGLLTYGAQGMSFGAGVPREIINMVIAFIIFFVAASGIVKGFLGLFFKKKLAKEES